The nucleotide window GAAGAAAGCCAGAAAGATCACACTCTCGGAACAGAGGAAGATCACGAAACCAGTCATGTTGTGACCGTCGTGCTTCACATGGCCAGGGGTGTGATGGAGCTGCAAATCGGGATTGACGCTGGTCATCGATCAGGCCTCCAGGGAGCGGCGAACGTAGAACTCCTCGTCCTCGACGAGGGGATGGCCCAGGCCATAGCCGTAGGGCTCACTGATCACTGTGGGGATGTCGTCTTCGAAGTTCTCAGCAGGTGGCGGGGAGGGCAAAAGCCATTCCAAACCAATGGCTCGCCAGGGATTGGGGGGAGCCTTCGGCCCCCGGGCCCAGGAACTCACCATGTTGAGGATGAAGGGGATCGAGGCGACGCCGAGCATGAAGGCACCAATGCTGGCGATGACATTCCAGATTGCGAATTCGGGGTCATAGGAGGCCACACGGCGGGGCATGCCGAGCAGACCGGCCCAATGCAACGGCAGCCAGTTGAGTGTGGCGCCGATGAAGGTGAGAGCGAAGTGCACCTTGCCCAGACCTTCGTAATACATGCGGCCAGTGAATTTCGGAAACCAGTGATAGATCCCTGCGAAAACTCCGAAGCCGATCGTGTTGAAGATCACGTAGTGGAAGTGGGCCACCACGAAGTAGGTGTTGCCAACGTGCACATCGATTGGAACGGTGGCCAACATCACTCCAGTGATTCCGGCGAAGATGAAGTTGAACAGCCCACCGAGACAGAACAACATCGGAGTGTTCAGTCTCAGATTGCCTTTCCAGAGAGTTCCAAGCCAGGCGAATACTTTGACGCCGGTGGGCACAGCGATCAGCATTGTGGTGGCCATGAATAAATTGCGCATCCACATCGGTGTGCCGGAATAAAACATGTGGTGCACCCACACAATCAGGCTGAGGAAGGTGATGCCGAAGGAGGCGATGGCCACGAACCGATAGCCGAAGAGAGGCTTGCGGGCATAGACAGGAAACAGCTCAGAGAAGATGCCAAACACCGGCAGCACCAGCACGTAAACAGCCGGGTGCGAATAGAACCAGAAGAAGTGCTGGAACAGCACCGGATCGCCTCCGCCCTCCGGTCGGAAGAACGTGGTGCCGAAGCTGAGATCAAACAACAGCATCACAGCTCCTCCGGTCAGTGCCGGCAGGCCCACCAGTTGAATCGTCTGGGCGGCCCAGGCTGTCCAAACGAAGATCGGCATTTTGAAGAAGCCCATGCCGGGGGCCCGCATGCGGATGATCGTCGTCACGAAGTTGACGGCGCCCATGATTGAGGAAATGCCCGACAGAGCCACCGCCAGGATCCAGAGAAACTGTCCGTTGATGAAGTGCCCCAGAGGGTTTTGAATGCTCATCGGTGGGTAGGACCACCAACCTGATGAGGCTGGTCCTCCAGGGGCGAAGAAGCTGCCCATCAGCACCACGGCGAAGACCGGCACCAGCCAAAAGGCGGCAGCGTTCAGTTTTGGAAACGCCATGTCGGGTGCCCCGATCATCGTGGGAATCAACAGGTTGTTGAAGCCGTTGAGGATCGGGAAGAGAAACAGGAACAGCATCACTGTTCCATGCATGGTGTAGAGGCCGTTGTAGACGCTGGGATCCACCAGATCAGCCGGAGGTGTGATCAGCTCACCACGTACGATCATCGCCAGTAAGCCTCCTACCAGTAGGAAGAACAACGCGGTGGCGATGTACTGAATCCCGATCACCTTGGCATCGGTGTTGAAGCTGAAAAAGCGCTTCCAGTTGTCCGGTGCACCGGGTACGGGATGGGGCGCCTTGAGGATGCGGGGGTCGTAGTTGGTGGTGCTCATGGCTCAGGCGTCGTGGGGGATTGAGGGATCGCCAGGGTCATTCACTAACGGAGGTGGTGCCGGTGGCACCGTGCCCCAGCCCTTGTTCCCGCGGGCGATGCGGCGGTCGTAAAGCGTGCGGCCTGGGTCGAGGCCGGGTTGGAGAGCTTGCTGCGCCGAACGCTTCAGCCAATCGGAGTACGCCTCCTCTGATTCGACGATCACGTTGGATTGATTCACCGACATGTAGGCGCCACTGAACATGGCGTCGCGCAGTCGGAAGCGCCCCTGCCTGGTTGGCGTGAGGCTGTAGGAGATCAGGCTGCCAGGAACGATGTCTTGCTTCAATCGGAAGGCCGGTACATAAAAGCTGTGAATGACGTCCTCAGATTGCAGCTGCAGGTTGACGCGCTGATCGATGGGGAGGTGCAGTTCTGAACTGCGAACGCCGTTGGGATAGATGAATTCCCAGCTCCATTGGCGAGCGATCACTTGAATCGGTCCCACCTGAGCGATGGGATCGGCCGTAATCAGCTCACGGGTATCGGTCCCGAGGGAGTACTTCTGCTTGGGCCCCAAGGTGTTAAGGGTGTCATTCACCTTCATGGAATAGAAGGCGATGGTGAACACCAGAAGCAGGGGAATCACGGTCCAGGTGATCTCAAGTTTGGTATTGCCTTCAATCGGCGCACCGTCGCTTTCGTCATATTTGCCGGCCCGATTGAACAGCAGGACCCAGCCCATCACGCCTGTGCAGCCGAAGAAGATGAAGGAGCCGATCCCCGTTTCAAGCGCGAACAGATCGTCGACGTAAGGCGCTGCCGTCGAGGCTTGCGGCGGGAACCAGCTGTAGGACCAAGTGGCCATCAGCTTGGCGATCACCAGATTGAGCACAACCGCGACAACGATGATCACGATCGCGCCAATGTTGGGGCTTTTCTTCGGTGAAGTGGTCGTCATGGCAGCACCTCATTCAGATCAGCGCCGGCGGCCAAAAGCTGATCCGCGGTGATATGCACTCCGAAGTCGCTGGCGAGCCAGGCGCCGAGGCTTCCGTGTAGGCCCATCACCATCAGCATCGAGGCTCCACAGAGCAAATACAGCCATGTCACCTGACGGCCGAGATCCTTGCGCCAGACAAAGCGTTGATAGCCGCGCCAGACAGTCATGGCGACGATCACCATCAGGATGGCAACACCACCGAT belongs to Synechococcus sp. WH 7805 and includes:
- a CDS encoding cbb3-type cytochrome c oxidase subunit I, producing the protein MSTTNYDPRILKAPHPVPGAPDNWKRFFSFNTDAKVIGIQYIATALFFLLVGGLLAMIVRGELITPPADLVDPSVYNGLYTMHGTVMLFLFLFPILNGFNNLLIPTMIGAPDMAFPKLNAAAFWLVPVFAVVLMGSFFAPGGPASSGWWSYPPMSIQNPLGHFINGQFLWILAVALSGISSIMGAVNFVTTIIRMRAPGMGFFKMPIFVWTAWAAQTIQLVGLPALTGGAVMLLFDLSFGTTFFRPEGGGDPVLFQHFFWFYSHPAVYVLVLPVFGIFSELFPVYARKPLFGYRFVAIASFGITFLSLIVWVHHMFYSGTPMWMRNLFMATTMLIAVPTGVKVFAWLGTLWKGNLRLNTPMLFCLGGLFNFIFAGITGVMLATVPIDVHVGNTYFVVAHFHYVIFNTIGFGVFAGIYHWFPKFTGRMYYEGLGKVHFALTFIGATLNWLPLHWAGLLGMPRRVASYDPEFAIWNVIASIGAFMLGVASIPFILNMVSSWARGPKAPPNPWRAIGLEWLLPSPPPAENFEDDIPTVISEPYGYGLGHPLVEDEEFYVRRSLEA
- a CDS encoding cytochrome c oxidase subunit II → MTTTSPKKSPNIGAIVIIVVAVVLNLVIAKLMATWSYSWFPPQASTAAPYVDDLFALETGIGSFIFFGCTGVMGWVLLFNRAGKYDESDGAPIEGNTKLEITWTVIPLLLVFTIAFYSMKVNDTLNTLGPKQKYSLGTDTRELITADPIAQVGPIQVIARQWSWEFIYPNGVRSSELHLPIDQRVNLQLQSEDVIHSFYVPAFRLKQDIVPGSLISYSLTPTRQGRFRLRDAMFSGAYMSVNQSNVIVESEEAYSDWLKRSAQQALQPGLDPGRTLYDRRIARGNKGWGTVPPAPPPLVNDPGDPSIPHDA